A window from Methanomassiliicoccus sp. encodes these proteins:
- the pcn gene encoding proliferating cell nuclear antigen (pcna), producing the protein MFHAKIKSETLKGVVDVVSTLVDEAKFNIDADGMELKAVDPAHVAMVDLKVQKSAFEEFSADETELGIDLDKIKEVLRLSRAGDIIEMEQDESKNRLVLNVGNITRRMNLVDTAGMNDPKVPNLNLPAKITVTSDELQKGIRAAESVSDHIALNASPDGFEMYSEGDTDSVSLKLPKDLLISLDVSEKVKSLFPLDYFSNMVRSIPAGSVVTINLGSDFPVKLEFEIADKQGSVDYLLAPRIESD; encoded by the coding sequence ATGTTTCACGCCAAGATCAAGTCCGAGACCCTCAAGGGCGTCGTTGACGTGGTCTCGACCCTCGTGGATGAGGCTAAGTTCAACATAGATGCCGACGGGATGGAACTGAAAGCGGTCGACCCGGCCCACGTGGCCATGGTCGACCTGAAGGTCCAGAAATCGGCGTTCGAGGAGTTCTCGGCTGACGAGACCGAGCTAGGCATCGACCTGGACAAGATAAAGGAGGTCCTTCGCCTGTCCCGGGCAGGTGACATCATCGAGATGGAGCAGGACGAGAGCAAGAACCGATTAGTGCTCAACGTCGGCAACATCACCAGACGAATGAACCTCGTTGATACCGCGGGCATGAACGATCCCAAGGTACCGAACCTCAATCTCCCGGCCAAGATCACGGTCACCTCCGACGAGTTGCAGAAGGGCATCCGGGCCGCTGAATCGGTCTCCGACCACATCGCGCTTAACGCTTCGCCCGATGGCTTTGAGATGTACTCCGAGGGCGACACCGATTCGGTGAGCCTCAAGCTGCCCAAGGATCTCCTGATCTCTCTGGACGTTTCAGAGAAGGTCAAGAGCCTGTTCCCACTGGACTATTTCTCCAACATGGTCCGCTCCATACCAGCCGGTTCCGTCGTCACCATCAACTTGGGGAGCGACTTCCCAGTCAAGCTGGAGTTCGAGATCGCAGACAAGCAGGGCAGCGTCGATTACCTCCTAGCTCCGAGGATCGAGAGCGACTGA
- a CDS encoding transcription factor S yields the protein MFCPKCGGLLRAKEGSRTEFVCPSPKCGFEQKAKDLSKEGAATRVKIERNKSEVEDCPVVDSIEGVMPRTAVPCPKCGHNEAYWYLRQTRKSDEPETTFLTCCKCGHKWRKY from the coding sequence ATGTTCTGTCCTAAGTGTGGCGGCCTGCTAAGAGCCAAGGAAGGTAGCAGGACCGAGTTCGTTTGCCCCAGCCCAAAGTGCGGGTTCGAACAGAAAGCCAAGGACCTCTCCAAGGAAGGAGCGGCCACCCGGGTCAAGATCGAGAGGAACAAGAGCGAGGTCGAGGACTGCCCGGTCGTCGATTCTATCGAAGGCGTCATGCCCAGGACCGCGGTGCCTTGCCCCAAGTGCGGGCACAATGAGGCCTATTGGTACCTGAGGCAGACCAGGAAGTCGGACGAACCGGAGACCACCTTCCTCACCTGTTGCAAGTGCGGTCACAAGTGGCGCAAGTATTGA
- a CDS encoding secondary thiamine-phosphate synthase enzyme YjbQ: MASPDKERAMGSFRKVLGVRTSAEGDIIDLTEDLRSAVRACGFMDGLACVFISHSTAALFTIENEDGLRADMRDGLQRLFPKEIDYEHHRRWGDGNGHSHIRSAFLGTSLTVPFHDGAPELGTWQQVVLMELDNRGRERRVIIQIIGE, encoded by the coding sequence ATGGCTAGCCCTGATAAAGAGAGAGCCATGGGTAGCTTTAGGAAGGTCCTCGGTGTGAGGACCTCAGCGGAAGGTGACATCATCGACCTCACCGAGGACCTCAGGTCCGCGGTGCGGGCATGCGGGTTCATGGACGGTCTGGCCTGTGTGTTCATCAGCCACTCCACCGCCGCCCTGTTCACCATAGAGAACGAGGACGGCCTTCGGGCCGACATGAGAGACGGGCTACAGCGCCTGTTCCCCAAGGAGATCGACTATGAGCATCACCGACGATGGGGCGATGGCAACGGTCACTCTCACATCCGTTCCGCCTTCCTGGGCACTTCACTGACCGTCCCTTTCCACGACGGCGCTCCCGAGCTGGGGACCTGGCAGCAGGTCGTGCTCATGGAGCTGGACAATCGGGGCAGGGAGAGAAGAGTCATCATACAGATCATCGGAGAATGA
- a CDS encoding MBL fold metallo-hydrolase: MKIKFLGGADVVGRMGMLVQNKGATLLFEYGMTASKPPTYPLAAPPVDMAFLTHSHLDHCGMMPWLCGKYDTEVVATPTTVDVAELLVRDSLKIAGIEGYPKPYDESDIKAMMRNFTPMTYGEVMDVGGFEVSLHPAGHLPGAAMYELKGEQTTVFTGDMHTLNMRLVWGAHPVKCDNLIIEGTYSGRLHPDRLKTEHDLIEKVKEVVERGGKAILPCFAVGRTQEVMLILKDLKYNMWVDGMGKTISRLYLDRPEYIRNEKALKAAKRKFNEVRTPLDRQKARREAQVIVTTGGMLDGGPVLNYLDDVKNDPKSAVLLSGFQVEGSNGRLLMDSGVINVQATKEEIPHPVKIKCEVKKYDLSAHADQSELLNFIRACKPEKVIIMHSDDREPLAEEVRRDGIKVLLPKADEEVEL, from the coding sequence ATGAAGATAAAGTTCCTGGGAGGGGCAGACGTCGTTGGCCGCATGGGTATGCTCGTGCAGAATAAGGGCGCCACCCTCCTCTTCGAGTACGGCATGACCGCATCCAAGCCACCAACCTACCCGTTGGCCGCGCCCCCCGTGGACATGGCGTTCCTGACCCACAGCCACCTGGACCATTGCGGGATGATGCCCTGGCTGTGCGGCAAGTACGACACCGAGGTCGTGGCCACACCCACCACCGTGGACGTTGCCGAGCTTCTGGTGCGCGACTCCCTGAAGATCGCCGGCATTGAAGGGTACCCCAAACCATATGACGAGTCGGACATAAAGGCAATGATGCGCAACTTCACCCCGATGACCTATGGAGAGGTCATGGACGTCGGCGGGTTCGAGGTCTCGCTGCACCCCGCTGGCCATCTGCCGGGGGCCGCCATGTATGAGCTGAAGGGGGAGCAGACCACCGTATTCACCGGGGACATGCACACCCTGAACATGCGTCTGGTGTGGGGGGCCCATCCGGTGAAGTGCGACAACCTCATCATCGAGGGCACATACTCCGGTCGACTGCACCCCGATCGGCTGAAGACCGAGCACGATCTAATAGAGAAGGTCAAGGAGGTCGTGGAGCGGGGCGGGAAGGCCATCCTTCCGTGCTTCGCCGTCGGCCGGACGCAGGAGGTCATGCTCATACTCAAGGACCTGAAATACAACATGTGGGTCGACGGTATGGGAAAGACCATCAGCAGGCTGTACCTTGACCGTCCGGAGTACATCCGCAACGAGAAGGCGCTCAAGGCCGCCAAGCGCAAGTTCAACGAGGTCCGGACGCCCCTTGACCGCCAGAAGGCGCGGAGGGAGGCGCAGGTTATCGTCACCACCGGCGGCATGCTTGACGGTGGGCCGGTCCTCAACTACTTGGACGACGTAAAGAACGACCCCAAGAGCGCAGTGCTGCTCAGCGGCTTCCAGGTGGAGGGTTCGAACGGCCGTCTGCTGATGGACTCGGGCGTGATCAATGTCCAGGCCACCAAAGAGGAGATCCCCCACCCCGTCAAGATCAAGTGCGAGGTCAAGAAGTACGACCTCAGCGCCCACGCTGACCAGTCGGAGCTGCTTAACTTCATCCGCGCGTGCAAGCCGGAGAAGGTAATCATCATGCACTCCGACGACCGCGAGCCCCTGGCTGAAGAGGTCAGGCGCGACGGCATCAAGGTCCTCCTGCCCAAGGCAGACGAAGAGGTCGAGCTCTGA
- the nadC gene encoding carboxylating nicotinate-nucleotide diphosphorylase — MSGIEDFLREDIGQGDITSQALIGDRRGSARIVTRQECVIAGLEEAGEAFTLLGLLVTPLVRDGERVSAGTAVLAVEGGLCSILAGERVALNLLMRMSGIATTTNDVLTACRARNPGIIIAATRKTTPGFRRYEKRAVVLGGGDPHRFGLDDAVLIKDNHLVVVGGITAAVTAGRKVSFTRKVEVEVTSLDGAEEAARAGADIILLDNMSPGDALICSQAIKRIDRRIVVEASGGITPQTAPDYAAAVDVISLGWLTHSVRAADLSLDVTAVRD; from the coding sequence ATGAGCGGCATCGAGGACTTCCTCCGCGAGGACATCGGCCAGGGCGACATAACCTCTCAGGCGCTGATCGGCGACCGTAGGGGCTCGGCCAGGATCGTCACCCGGCAGGAATGCGTGATCGCCGGGCTGGAGGAGGCGGGGGAAGCATTCACCCTACTGGGGCTGCTCGTCACCCCCCTGGTGCGGGACGGCGAGCGGGTGTCGGCAGGTACCGCGGTTCTGGCGGTGGAAGGTGGACTGTGCTCGATCCTCGCCGGTGAGCGGGTAGCTCTCAACCTGCTGATGAGGATGTCGGGCATCGCCACCACCACCAATGACGTCCTCACCGCCTGCCGGGCTAGGAATCCCGGAATAATCATCGCCGCGACAAGGAAGACGACCCCCGGCTTCCGTCGGTACGAGAAGAGGGCGGTCGTGCTGGGGGGCGGGGACCCCCACCGATTCGGCCTGGACGACGCAGTCCTCATCAAGGACAACCACCTGGTGGTGGTCGGCGGCATCACCGCCGCGGTCACCGCCGGCAGGAAGGTCTCCTTCACCCGCAAGGTGGAGGTCGAGGTTACCTCACTGGACGGGGCAGAGGAGGCCGCCCGGGCCGGTGCGGACATAATTCTTCTGGACAACATGTCGCCGGGGGACGCCCTGATCTGCAGCCAGGCGATCAAGAGGATCGATCGGCGCATTGTGGTGGAAGCATCTGGAGGGATCACCCCGCAGACCGCTCCCGACTACGCCGCGGCGGTGGACGTCATATCGCTTGGTTGGCTGACCCATTCCGTCCGCGCGGCGGACCTGTCGCTGGACGTCACCGCCGTCAGAGACTGA
- a CDS encoding CoB--CoM heterodisulfide reductase iron-sulfur subunit B family protein gives MSDAFYLFSGCLIPTRLPFLEASSRFVLDRLGVAYEDLPDAACCVEPIGLRTMARDTWLVSAARMLAIAEEGDRDIITLCNGCYMSLREAAHSLEDRIVRRRVNAILGAIGREYRGKTAVHHLPGLLSEREEAVRAAVVRPIALPLVSHPGCHMLRPSGVLGLDASFRPEVVDRIASWAGATTVRAEEWPSCCGGGLSGIHEELSAKLLDGPARSHLTSGGRAILTPCPFCFVQFDIKQKGGLPVLYLAELMALAMGAAPERIGLQHHRNKLSL, from the coding sequence GTGAGTGACGCGTTCTACCTTTTCTCCGGTTGCCTCATTCCCACCCGCCTCCCATTCCTGGAGGCATCCTCTCGCTTCGTCCTAGATCGGCTGGGCGTAGCATACGAGGACCTTCCCGACGCCGCCTGCTGCGTCGAACCCATCGGCCTGCGGACAATGGCCAGAGATACCTGGCTGGTCTCCGCTGCACGTATGCTGGCGATCGCTGAGGAGGGGGACCGAGACATCATCACTCTGTGCAACGGCTGCTACATGTCGCTGCGGGAGGCGGCCCACTCATTAGAGGACCGGATCGTGAGGAGACGGGTGAACGCGATCCTCGGCGCCATCGGAAGGGAGTACCGCGGCAAGACCGCGGTGCACCATCTGCCCGGGCTGCTCAGCGAGCGGGAGGAGGCGGTCCGGGCGGCGGTGGTAAGGCCCATCGCCCTGCCCCTGGTTTCCCACCCCGGTTGCCACATGCTCCGCCCCAGCGGAGTCTTGGGCCTCGATGCCTCGTTCCGCCCGGAGGTCGTGGATCGCATAGCCTCGTGGGCAGGGGCCACTACGGTGAGGGCGGAGGAGTGGCCGAGCTGCTGCGGAGGCGGGTTGTCAGGCATCCATGAGGAGCTATCCGCCAAGCTGCTGGACGGACCAGCGCGGTCGCACCTGACATCGGGGGGGAGGGCGATCCTGACCCCATGCCCGTTCTGCTTCGTGCAGTTCGACATCAAGCAGAAGGGCGGGCTTCCGGTGCTCTACCTGGCCGAGCTCATGGCCCTGGCCATGGGGGCCGCTCCCGAGCGGATCGGCCTGCAGCACCACCGCAACAAGCTCAGTCTCTGA
- a CDS encoding 4Fe-4S dicluster domain-containing protein, with protein MRRTAADPEIGDWLERTAPLALQCQQCGECAAVCPSQRHGGIRPAELMARVAAGAGWPNEDSLWLCARCMSCSERCPSGADPGEVIALLRERAAGRGQLPAYLREEAQRFFKTGLSFPRTGMTRKLRKELGLPVGEISEKALTECSEIVRRTGLGRFVRE; from the coding sequence GTGAGGAGGACCGCTGCCGATCCGGAGATAGGGGACTGGCTGGAGCGCACCGCGCCCCTGGCGCTGCAATGCCAGCAGTGCGGCGAGTGCGCCGCAGTGTGCCCGAGCCAGCGGCATGGAGGCATCCGCCCCGCAGAGCTGATGGCCAGGGTGGCCGCCGGAGCAGGATGGCCGAACGAAGACAGCTTATGGTTGTGCGCTCGGTGCATGAGTTGCTCGGAGCGATGCCCGTCAGGGGCCGATCCTGGCGAGGTCATCGCCCTCCTCCGCGAGAGAGCAGCTGGTAGAGGACAGCTGCCCGCCTACCTGCGGGAGGAGGCTCAGCGGTTCTTCAAGACTGGGCTGTCCTTTCCCCGAACGGGCATGACCAGAAAGCTGAGGAAGGAGCTTGGTCTGCCCGTGGGAGAGATCAGCGAGAAAGCGCTGACCGAATGCTCGGAGATCGTGCGCCGAACCGGCCTGGGGAGGTTCGTCCGTGAGTGA
- a CDS encoding DUF488 family protein → MTLKLWTVSYDGRSAGEIVGKLRDNGIERVVHIGTVARDLEGSSLEGRLSEELRAAGIDFQHVEGVGEPPEFRGIAADRGREELTAAFNDYLSRRSYEMDRLRQLAEERPTAILCFLPGEQACEGSVIIQLLQREGTPIKNL, encoded by the coding sequence ATGACGCTGAAGCTGTGGACCGTCAGCTACGACGGGCGGTCGGCCGGGGAGATCGTTGGGAAGCTGCGGGACAACGGGATCGAGAGGGTCGTCCATATCGGGACGGTCGCCCGGGACCTTGAAGGTAGTTCGCTCGAGGGAAGGTTGTCCGAGGAGCTGAGGGCGGCGGGAATCGATTTCCAGCATGTCGAAGGCGTGGGCGAGCCTCCGGAATTTAGGGGTATCGCCGCCGATCGGGGCAGGGAGGAGCTGACCGCGGCCTTCAATGACTACCTGAGCCGGCGATCGTACGAGATGGACCGGCTTCGCCAGCTGGCGGAAGAGAGGCCGACCGCCATCCTGTGCTTCCTGCCGGGAGAGCAAGCGTGCGAGGGGTCCGTCATCATCCAGCTCCTGCAGCGCGAGGGCACACCGATCAAGAACCTATGA
- a CDS encoding (Fe-S)-binding protein: MNDLLRQHHAEECVGCGRCTYACVAAQRHETFSPRRVVEDALAGKETAGAGGLWACTACGGCTMVCNAGVEFPSLVRDLRKRSRIASVPTAAHHGILNRAARLTASGLRPRSAGWVTPDLEIDPRSDVLLFVGCTPYIDATLRYIRDDLLEIPRSAVRLLNAMGIRPRVLTSERCCGHDAYWAGDDELFEKLARANLEEMKAMGIRRIVAFCPECLSAWRYLYPRALGETGIEARSVIELVAEAVRNGEIRLRPGGEVLTYQDPCRMSKGAGLVEEPREIIRAVGGLVDMPRSGAMSACCGTAGWLNCDHTAKRVQVERLEEAGSTGADMLLTACPKCLVHLSCADRHHGAELPRRVRIEDLHVRAANALVR, translated from the coding sequence ATGAACGACCTCCTGCGACAGCATCACGCCGAGGAGTGCGTGGGGTGCGGCCGGTGCACCTACGCCTGCGTGGCCGCCCAGCGGCACGAGACCTTCTCCCCCCGCCGGGTGGTGGAGGATGCGCTGGCCGGAAAGGAAACGGCAGGGGCCGGAGGGCTGTGGGCCTGCACCGCCTGCGGGGGGTGCACGATGGTCTGCAACGCCGGGGTGGAATTCCCCTCGCTGGTCCGGGACCTCCGGAAGCGGTCGAGGATTGCATCCGTGCCTACCGCAGCCCACCACGGCATCCTCAACCGGGCGGCCAGGCTCACCGCGTCCGGCCTTCGACCCCGGTCGGCGGGGTGGGTGACCCCGGACCTGGAGATCGATCCCCGCTCCGACGTTCTGCTCTTCGTCGGTTGCACCCCTTACATCGACGCGACCCTGAGATACATCCGCGATGACCTCCTGGAGATCCCCCGGTCAGCGGTCCGCCTGCTCAACGCCATGGGCATCCGGCCGCGGGTGTTGACCTCGGAACGGTGCTGCGGCCACGATGCCTACTGGGCCGGAGACGACGAGCTGTTCGAGAAGTTGGCCAGGGCCAATCTGGAGGAGATGAAAGCCATGGGCATCAGGAGGATCGTGGCGTTCTGCCCGGAGTGCCTCTCGGCATGGAGATACCTGTACCCCCGGGCACTGGGAGAAACAGGGATCGAGGCTCGCAGCGTCATCGAGCTGGTCGCCGAGGCGGTACGGAACGGTGAGATAAGGCTACGCCCGGGGGGCGAGGTCCTGACCTACCAGGACCCCTGCCGCATGAGCAAAGGGGCCGGGCTCGTGGAGGAGCCCCGGGAGATTATCAGGGCAGTCGGTGGGCTGGTGGACATGCCGCGGTCGGGAGCGATGAGCGCGTGCTGTGGCACGGCCGGGTGGTTGAACTGCGACCACACTGCCAAGAGGGTGCAGGTGGAGCGACTGGAGGAGGCAGGGTCTACCGGGGCCGACATGTTGCTGACCGCCTGCCCAAAGTGTCTGGTCCACCTGTCGTGCGCCGACCGACACCACGGGGCGGAGCTGCCCCGCCGGGTAAGGATCGAGGATCTGCACGTACGGGCGGCCAACGCTCTGGTACGTTGA
- a CDS encoding hydrogenase iron-sulfur subunit, which produces MRTGTDWRPKVVAFCCNWCAYAGADLAGVTRRQYSPDVRIVRVMCSSRVDAGLILECFDRGADGVMVLGCHPGDCHYISGNVREELRVQDAWELLDLLGIGRERLILRWISAAEGELFGRTIDDFCALLRDLGPLEGRR; this is translated from the coding sequence GTGCGAACCGGAACCGACTGGCGGCCGAAGGTGGTGGCGTTCTGTTGCAACTGGTGTGCCTACGCCGGGGCAGACCTGGCCGGCGTCACCAGGAGGCAATACTCTCCCGATGTCCGCATCGTTCGGGTGATGTGCTCCAGCCGGGTGGACGCGGGCCTCATCCTGGAGTGTTTCGACCGGGGAGCCGACGGCGTGATGGTGCTGGGATGCCACCCGGGGGACTGTCATTATATCTCCGGTAACGTCCGAGAGGAGCTGAGGGTCCAGGACGCCTGGGAACTGCTCGACCTGTTGGGTATCGGGCGGGAGCGCCTTATCCTCCGGTGGATCTCGGCGGCCGAGGGAGAACTGTTCGGCCGCACCATCGACGATTTCTGCGCCCTCCTCAGGGACCTGGGGCCGCTGGAGGGAAGGCGATGA
- a CDS encoding anaerobic ribonucleoside-triphosphate reductase activating protein, which produces MRIIGFIKTSLLDWDGHVVAVVYLPGCNFRCPFCHNQEVVLSPDSMEEVPFSEVEEYVRANSEFLDGIVVTGGEPTIHADLPNLLARLRSLGTKIKLDTNGTNPDMLEDILHAGLVDYVAMDLKAPLDEKYKDLAGVSIPVDRIKRSIEVIRTSGVDHEFRTTVVPILLSPEDVERIAAYIGGANKYAIQQFRPGNTLDPNLTAVKPYPRGAMLSMAECARQYVRKVVLRGDV; this is translated from the coding sequence ATGAGGATCATCGGTTTCATCAAGACCTCCCTTCTCGACTGGGACGGCCATGTGGTGGCCGTCGTCTACCTGCCGGGCTGCAACTTCCGCTGTCCGTTCTGCCATAACCAGGAAGTCGTCCTCTCCCCCGACTCCATGGAGGAGGTGCCGTTCAGCGAGGTAGAGGAGTACGTGCGCGCCAACTCCGAGTTCCTGGACGGGATCGTGGTCACCGGGGGAGAACCGACCATCCATGCCGACCTGCCGAACCTCCTGGCGAGGCTGAGATCGCTGGGCACCAAGATCAAGCTGGACACCAACGGCACGAACCCCGACATGCTGGAGGATATCCTTCATGCCGGTCTGGTGGACTACGTGGCTATGGACCTCAAGGCCCCACTGGACGAGAAGTACAAGGACCTCGCCGGAGTATCAATTCCAGTGGATCGGATCAAGCGCTCGATCGAAGTAATCCGCACCTCGGGGGTCGATCATGAGTTCCGTACCACCGTGGTGCCCATCCTGCTCTCACCCGAAGACGTGGAGAGGATCGCGGCGTACATCGGAGGAGCTAACAAGTATGCTATCCAGCAGTTCCGTCCGGGGAACACCTTGGACCCCAACCTGACGGCGGTCAAACCCTACCCCCGGGGCGCCATGCTGAGCATGGCGGAGTGCGCCAGGCAGTACGTGCGCAAGGTGGTCCTCCGGGGAGATGTCTAA
- a CDS encoding ATPase domain-containing protein, with protein MDQTPRLRTYVDGFDRALEGGIPQGHIILMAGTPGTMKSSLTYYTLFNQAKENNTTCVYVTLEQSRTSLLKQMEKMGMRTEDVKQNMHILDLGIIRKNLKNTTGAESWMQVFKGYLTSLKTDLNFSVLAIDSLGVLETISSMTNRRTDLFYLFEWLRDLNATTILISEASPDRLFDGSYDEGYLADGIITLKMQVIREVETQRRIRCVKMRETNHDPSYFSLIFSGGKFQVTKAISE; from the coding sequence TTGGACCAAACCCCGCGACTGAGAACCTACGTGGATGGCTTCGACCGAGCACTGGAGGGAGGGATCCCCCAGGGACACATTATTCTGATGGCCGGCACCCCGGGCACCATGAAGTCCTCGTTGACCTACTATACTCTTTTCAATCAAGCGAAGGAGAACAACACCACCTGCGTGTACGTCACTCTGGAGCAGTCCCGCACCTCCCTGCTGAAGCAGATGGAGAAGATGGGGATGCGCACTGAAGACGTGAAACAGAACATGCACATTCTGGACCTGGGGATCATACGCAAGAACCTCAAGAACACCACCGGTGCGGAGTCCTGGATGCAGGTGTTCAAGGGCTATCTGACATCGCTCAAGACTGATTTGAACTTCAGCGTGCTAGCGATAGATTCACTGGGAGTATTGGAGACCATATCTTCTATGACCAACCGGCGCACCGACCTCTTCTACCTGTTCGAGTGGCTGCGCGATCTCAACGCCACGACCATTCTCATTTCCGAGGCTTCCCCCGACCGGCTGTTCGACGGCTCCTATGATGAGGGATACCTCGCCGACGGGATAATCACGCTCAAGATGCAGGTCATTCGAGAGGTCGAGACCCAGAGGAGGATCCGCTGCGTCAAGATGAGGGAGACCAACCACGACCCGTCGTACTTCTCCCTGATCTTCTCCGGCGGGAAGTTCCAGGTGACCAAGGCCATCAGCGAATGA
- a CDS encoding ATPase domain-containing protein — MPRILECARCGAGIGHNDTQCWRCGEPVKGESSGGARLNALSMGKTPGPGIRDLRTSKNKEIPKVGPAVRPILETYNGREKELKDREKEVKETMAALEAESRELESTAREMEKERMALKEARERIAQREQELDAKAILLEDILTVTQDIKNDSPAIISSDDKEVLQTAQTELCTVLGEERERIRREVEREMADQLTRIQQLEAELKVARSHLNREMDPVVPVDISQVLSDIRSEMSSQIGAGMPEGIEDTLVRTYVEKLDQILAGGVPQGSVVLINGPPGSMKTSLAFNILHNAATNGPMKGMFLSLEQDSASLLRQMARLDMKREESLENLMVVDLVDLRRSMEGQIGDWRNLIDQYIEDAVTAHGIRLLVLDSLESFAALSENELARSDIQDLFDHFRALGLTTFVISETPMSKLERDGRMELYVADGALELSLKETPDSHVQRWLRCVKMRGTNMDPRYYNMMHAGGAFILSVPMNRYCSE; from the coding sequence ATGCCACGGATATTGGAATGTGCGAGGTGCGGCGCGGGCATCGGTCATAACGACACCCAGTGCTGGCGCTGCGGCGAGCCCGTGAAGGGGGAGAGCAGCGGAGGCGCCAGGCTTAACGCCCTCTCCATGGGCAAGACGCCGGGCCCCGGTATACGGGACCTTCGCACGTCCAAGAATAAGGAGATCCCCAAGGTCGGGCCGGCGGTCCGCCCCATCCTCGAGACCTACAATGGACGGGAGAAGGAGCTGAAGGACAGGGAGAAGGAGGTCAAGGAGACCATGGCGGCCCTGGAGGCAGAATCCAGGGAGCTGGAATCTACCGCCCGGGAGATGGAGAAGGAGCGGATGGCCCTCAAGGAGGCCAGGGAGCGGATCGCCCAGAGGGAGCAGGAGCTCGACGCCAAGGCTATCCTCCTGGAGGACATACTGACCGTCACCCAGGACATCAAGAACGACTCTCCCGCGATCATATCTTCCGACGACAAGGAGGTGCTGCAGACAGCCCAGACTGAGCTCTGCACGGTGCTGGGGGAGGAGCGGGAGCGCATCCGCCGGGAGGTCGAGCGGGAGATGGCCGACCAGCTCACCCGCATCCAGCAGCTGGAGGCCGAGCTCAAGGTGGCAAGATCGCATCTCAACCGGGAAATGGATCCCGTGGTCCCCGTCGATATATCCCAGGTGCTATCTGATATCCGGTCAGAGATGAGCTCCCAGATAGGGGCGGGGATGCCAGAGGGGATCGAGGACACCCTGGTCCGCACCTACGTGGAGAAGCTCGACCAGATCCTGGCAGGCGGTGTGCCCCAGGGCAGCGTGGTGCTGATCAACGGGCCCCCCGGCAGCATGAAGACTTCGCTGGCCTTCAATATCCTGCACAACGCCGCGACCAATGGGCCGATGAAGGGCATGTTCCTCTCCCTAGAGCAGGACAGTGCCTCCCTCCTAAGGCAGATGGCCCGCCTGGACATGAAGCGGGAGGAGTCGCTGGAAAACCTGATGGTGGTGGACCTCGTCGACCTCCGGCGCAGCATGGAGGGGCAGATCGGCGACTGGCGCAATCTCATCGACCAGTACATTGAGGACGCGGTGACCGCCCATGGGATAAGGTTGCTGGTCCTCGATTCCCTAGAGTCGTTCGCCGCCCTATCGGAGAACGAGCTGGCCCGGTCGGACATCCAGGACCTCTTCGACCACTTCCGCGCGCTCGGATTGACCACCTTCGTTATCTCGGAGACTCCCATGAGCAAGCTGGAGCGTGATGGCCGCATGGAGCTTTATGTCGCCGACGGCGCTCTGGAACTGTCCCTCAAGGAGACCCCCGACAGCCATGTTCAGAGGTGGTTGCGGTGCGTGAAGATGAGAGGCACCAACATGGATCCCCGGTACTACAACATGATGCACGCTGGAGGGGCGTTCATCCTCAGTGTTCCGATGAACAGGTACTGCTCAGAGTGA
- a CDS encoding Hsp20/alpha crystallin family protein has translation MSIRKRVGYLVPMGYWGANSMMREMERMADDLRAGFSEIMPNGGSSDRVATVDILDEGDRYVIEAELPGVKKEEVRVDVGEDSIAIEAKREAVLEEKKEGYVCKERERMTFYRELPIPEDGDGSKAVAKLENGLLTITMPKREKVAEVKRRLDIE, from the coding sequence ATGTCGATACGGAAGAGAGTTGGGTACCTGGTCCCCATGGGATATTGGGGCGCCAACAGCATGATGAGGGAGATGGAACGGATGGCCGACGACCTCCGGGCAGGGTTCAGCGAGATCATGCCGAACGGGGGGTCCAGTGATCGCGTCGCGACGGTGGATATCCTCGACGAGGGCGACCGGTACGTCATCGAGGCCGAGCTCCCCGGGGTGAAGAAGGAGGAAGTGCGCGTCGATGTCGGAGAGGACAGCATAGCCATCGAGGCCAAGCGGGAGGCCGTGCTGGAGGAGAAGAAGGAAGGCTATGTGTGCAAAGAGAGGGAACGCATGACCTTCTACCGTGAACTGCCCATTCCCGAGGATGGGGACGGCTCCAAGGCCGTCGCCAAGTTGGAGAACGGCCTCCTGACCATCACCATGCCCAAGAGGGAGAAGGTGGCAGAGGTCAAGAGAAGGCTGGACATAGAGTGA